The following coding sequences are from one Leptospira mayottensis 200901116 window:
- a CDS encoding glycine--tRNA ligase: MEKKESLDSSLKEIVSVCKRRGFVYPGSEIYGGLSNTFDYGPYGVELLQNLKQLWWKFFVHLREDVVGLDSSILLNPKVWEASGHVSNFTDPLIDCKNCKTRIRADKFLEDQKGEGFATGLTLEKMNQIIKENDFSCPNCGQKGTFTEARDFNLMFKTSHGASAEDSLDIYLRPETAQGIFLNFKNVVSTTRRKIPFGIAQIGKSFRNEIMARQFVFRTREFEQMEMEFFCEPGTQKEWFSHWVNYCMNWLTEQVGIKKENLRIREHEKEELSFYSEGTSDIEFKYNFGWGELWGIASRTDYDLNQHQKFSGEDLKYQDQVQNKKYIPFVVEPALGVNRLFLAVVTDAYEEEKLPDGEIRTVLRFSPKIAPVKVAVFPLMKKDGLPEKSREIFADLSKLGNIEYDDSGAIGKRYRRQDEIGTPFCITVDYDTLKDDTVTVRERDRMTQERIPVAQLRNWLFERL, from the coding sequence ATGGAAAAAAAAGAAAGTCTCGATTCTTCATTGAAAGAAATCGTATCCGTCTGCAAACGCAGGGGGTTTGTCTATCCCGGTTCTGAAATTTACGGAGGACTTTCCAATACTTTCGACTATGGTCCTTACGGCGTAGAACTTCTCCAAAATCTGAAACAGCTCTGGTGGAAATTTTTTGTACATCTCCGAGAAGACGTGGTAGGTCTCGATTCCTCCATTCTTCTCAACCCGAAAGTTTGGGAGGCATCCGGCCACGTTTCCAACTTCACCGATCCTTTGATTGATTGTAAAAATTGTAAGACCCGAATCCGCGCGGATAAGTTTCTAGAGGATCAAAAAGGAGAAGGATTCGCGACTGGCCTCACTCTTGAAAAGATGAATCAAATCATCAAAGAAAATGACTTCTCCTGCCCGAACTGCGGACAAAAAGGAACATTTACCGAAGCCCGGGACTTCAATCTCATGTTCAAAACTTCTCACGGTGCGAGCGCGGAAGATTCCTTGGATATTTATCTCAGACCGGAAACCGCTCAAGGAATCTTTTTAAATTTTAAGAACGTAGTCTCCACCACCAGAAGAAAGATTCCGTTCGGAATCGCTCAGATCGGCAAATCTTTTCGGAACGAAATCATGGCCCGACAATTTGTTTTTAGAACGAGAGAATTCGAACAGATGGAAATGGAATTTTTTTGCGAACCGGGAACTCAGAAAGAATGGTTTTCTCACTGGGTGAATTATTGCATGAATTGGTTGACCGAACAGGTTGGGATCAAAAAAGAAAACCTAAGAATCAGAGAACACGAAAAGGAAGAATTATCTTTTTATAGTGAAGGCACTTCCGATATCGAATTCAAATATAATTTCGGCTGGGGAGAACTCTGGGGTATCGCTTCCAGAACCGACTACGATTTAAACCAACATCAAAAATTTTCCGGCGAAGATCTGAAATACCAAGATCAGGTTCAGAATAAAAAATATATTCCTTTTGTCGTTGAACCCGCGTTAGGTGTAAATAGACTTTTTCTCGCCGTCGTTACCGACGCTTACGAAGAAGAAAAACTTCCGGATGGGGAAATAAGAACCGTCCTTCGCTTTTCTCCCAAGATCGCCCCAGTTAAAGTGGCCGTTTTTCCTTTGATGAAAAAAGACGGATTGCCTGAAAAATCCAGAGAAATTTTCGCGGATCTTTCAAAACTCGGAAATATTGAATACGACGACAGCGGCGCAATCGGAAAACGCTATCGTAGACAAGACGAAATCGGAACTCCTTTTTGTATTACAGTAGATTATGATACTCTAAAGGATGATACAGTTACCGTTAGAGAAAGGGATCGGATGACTCAGGAAAGAATTCCAGTAGCCCAGCTTAGGAACTGGCTTTTTGAAAGATTATAA
- a CDS encoding energy transducer TonB family protein, protein MQRPRRPCLKKKLVIFGVNFLSWSSPFLGLGIFFPLGVLFAFPKGREVRSSAFGSLLFQIACWIVLYPLEVSAILFPIVETFVRTLVSDLGEWLIGFYVLIGLLVLIAHSVYLKIQRKRKSKFHSKVFVPEEKIERIHYKILVLLVAGYLTSRLVFQDPYRLEYGQLGILEDSFLYFFSVLIAGDTLLSRGKQFFLFRRPWKLFEKQNRVARHSGFRGQWGLLKRKYSKLRDWIFPGWGHIYIGNLWKGFSILFLYLLLLLFFSTSFFSWLEPADGIRFLMSMGLKPGIRDQTFFKITSSVIPILIFLGGMIGIQLISKFLLGKVFRSEPDDITPRSTFISNLSYSVLLHLILMSLVLIIPVTLQRKNKQKELERQRTHFTPENLEFFFIDPNLPNEVEGLNGGAVSGTETPTQKEGEKIPEDKPAEEGRVKGEVRQVRGKKLPSTYSNYISAKMRGPESFMEYWRRAPRNYSSVVAYTVTPDGEVVDVDLVEASGYPEQDQMTLELIESLSPLMPPPGTKGYVRVTELFWNGSIDPEAMPTPLQKELVTMYDGRYMEEL, encoded by the coding sequence TTGCAACGTCCAAGGAGACCTTGCCTGAAAAAGAAACTAGTCATCTTCGGAGTCAATTTCTTATCCTGGAGTTCCCCTTTTTTGGGACTGGGAATTTTTTTCCCTCTCGGTGTACTCTTCGCTTTTCCCAAAGGTAGAGAAGTTCGTTCTTCTGCCTTTGGTTCTTTACTCTTTCAGATTGCCTGCTGGATCGTTCTTTATCCTTTGGAAGTTTCGGCGATTCTTTTTCCGATTGTGGAAACTTTCGTCCGAACTCTCGTTTCAGATTTGGGAGAGTGGTTGATCGGATTCTATGTTTTGATCGGACTTCTGGTTTTAATCGCTCATTCTGTTTATCTCAAAATACAAAGAAAACGTAAGTCGAAATTTCACTCCAAAGTTTTTGTTCCGGAAGAGAAGATAGAAAGAATTCACTATAAAATTCTCGTCCTTCTTGTCGCGGGATATTTGACTTCAAGACTCGTATTTCAAGATCCGTATCGGTTGGAATACGGACAACTCGGAATCTTAGAGGATAGTTTTCTCTATTTCTTTTCGGTTTTGATTGCTGGTGATACTCTCTTAAGCAGAGGAAAACAATTCTTTCTATTCAGAAGACCTTGGAAACTTTTTGAAAAACAAAACCGGGTTGCACGTCATTCCGGTTTTCGGGGACAATGGGGACTTCTGAAGCGGAAATACTCGAAACTCAGAGACTGGATTTTTCCGGGATGGGGTCATATTTATATCGGAAATCTCTGGAAAGGTTTTTCGATTTTATTCTTATATCTTCTTCTTTTGCTATTTTTCTCGACTTCGTTCTTTTCCTGGCTCGAACCCGCAGATGGAATTCGTTTTCTCATGTCGATGGGTTTAAAACCGGGGATTCGGGATCAAACTTTCTTTAAGATTACTTCGAGTGTAATTCCAATTTTGATTTTTCTCGGGGGAATGATAGGAATCCAACTCATTTCCAAGTTTCTACTGGGTAAGGTCTTTCGTTCAGAGCCGGATGATATAACTCCGAGAAGTACATTTATTAGTAATTTATCATATAGTGTTCTGCTCCATTTGATTCTAATGTCTTTGGTTTTGATAATACCGGTGACTCTTCAGAGAAAGAATAAACAAAAGGAATTGGAAAGACAAAGAACTCATTTTACTCCGGAGAATTTGGAGTTCTTTTTTATCGATCCTAATCTTCCGAATGAGGTAGAAGGTCTAAACGGCGGGGCCGTATCGGGAACGGAAACTCCGACTCAAAAAGAAGGGGAGAAAATCCCCGAAGATAAACCCGCGGAAGAAGGAAGGGTCAAAGGAGAAGTCAGGCAGGTTCGAGGAAAGAAATTACCTTCCACATATTCGAATTATATCTCAGCAAAGATGAGAGGTCCGGAATCTTTTATGGAATATTGGAGAAGGGCTCCGAGAAATTATTCTTCAGTGGTCGCTTATACGGTAACTCCCGATGGAGAGGTTGTGGACGTGGATCTTGTGGAAGCGTCCGGGTATCCTGAACAGGATCAGATGACTTTGGAGCTGATAGAAAGTCTTTCTCCTCTTATGCCTCCTCCCGGAACCAAGGGTTATGTTCGAGTCACGGAACTTTTTTGGAACGGAAGCATCGATCCAGAAGCGATGCCTACCCCCCTTCAGAAAGAACTCGTTACGATGTATGACGGGCGTTATATGGAGGAGTTATGA
- a CDS encoding PrsW family glutamic-type intramembrane protease has product MSLEVALLGFLSIFPWGFFLILLFPGKITRRKVVLIFLAFFLGYLSTEIVLKLHPIFWPEVKIATPKRSGHILTQTAHIAFIQAGMMEEFCKGILILLSGLLLAFDWKKYQFRKEIVLIGGFVALGFAGIENANYIFSAKEEDRIAMFVGRTIRSSNAHFLINLCFALAFVKSNRKEPKDRPLALFLAFLLAVSQHGLFNFFVLPQSRFGAWLSTALFVGIWVWIVKDFRAFVLKDENLSDTVVDAEILDET; this is encoded by the coding sequence ATGAGCCTTGAAGTAGCGCTTCTTGGATTTCTTTCCATTTTTCCTTGGGGATTTTTTTTGATCTTATTGTTTCCGGGAAAGATTACGAGACGGAAGGTTGTGCTTATTTTTCTCGCTTTTTTTCTAGGTTATTTATCTACGGAAATCGTTTTAAAACTGCATCCGATTTTTTGGCCGGAGGTGAAAATCGCAACGCCCAAACGTAGTGGGCATATTCTTACTCAGACTGCACATATTGCGTTTATCCAAGCGGGGATGATGGAAGAGTTCTGCAAAGGAATTTTGATTCTTTTATCCGGATTACTTTTGGCGTTTGATTGGAAGAAGTATCAGTTTCGGAAAGAAATAGTTCTCATCGGAGGATTTGTCGCGCTTGGATTTGCGGGAATTGAAAACGCAAATTACATTTTTTCCGCAAAGGAAGAAGATAGAATCGCGATGTTTGTGGGAAGAACAATTCGGTCTTCGAACGCTCATTTTCTCATCAATTTATGTTTTGCTTTAGCGTTCGTAAAATCCAATCGAAAAGAACCGAAGGATCGGCCACTCGCATTGTTTTTAGCTTTTTTACTCGCGGTATCTCAACACGGACTTTTCAATTTTTTTGTTCTTCCTCAGTCTAGGTTTGGCGCTTGGCTTTCCACAGCTCTTTTTGTGGGAATCTGGGTTTGGATCGTAAAAGACTTTCGGGCTTTCGTCCTAAAGGATGAAAACCTAAGTGACACTGTGGTTGATGCGGAAATTCTGGATGAGACCTGA
- a CDS encoding 50S ribosomal protein L11 methyltransferase: MKYREIILSIPKEIAEDFTTFLDEIGIVGYYEILFDREVPRAPHEEIISDDTKFRVYLAEEDNENETKILIYLKANAGEAFFLESRWIETKEYEEAYKEFYKPFIVGSYRVIPTWEKDTALGTTPEEFFPLLINPGLAFGTGHHETTRLVLGRMGNLNLSGKKIADVGTGSGILSVAAAKSGASLILAVDVDPNSVRSAAFNRDENDISSEVLAVEEGGFDHEKIQGQTWDLLIANITFAVLKANIQKIASIKTDHFLFSGVITERLEEFLELLKDTVGGGGVFFREDAGWELIEWKRKG; encoded by the coding sequence TTGAAGTACAGAGAAATCATTTTAAGCATTCCTAAAGAGATCGCAGAGGACTTTACTACTTTTTTAGATGAGATAGGAATTGTGGGATATTACGAGATCCTGTTTGATCGAGAAGTTCCGCGTGCTCCACATGAAGAAATCATTTCGGACGATACGAAGTTCCGTGTCTATCTCGCGGAAGAAGACAATGAGAACGAAACTAAAATTCTCATCTATCTAAAGGCAAATGCGGGTGAAGCTTTCTTTTTGGAATCCAGATGGATCGAGACTAAAGAATATGAGGAAGCTTATAAAGAATTTTATAAACCTTTTATTGTGGGCTCCTATCGAGTGATTCCTACTTGGGAAAAGGATACCGCGTTAGGCACAACTCCCGAAGAGTTTTTCCCTTTGCTCATTAATCCTGGACTTGCATTTGGAACCGGGCATCACGAGACTACTCGTCTTGTTTTGGGGAGAATGGGGAACTTGAATCTTTCCGGTAAAAAGATTGCGGACGTGGGAACCGGTTCCGGGATTTTGAGCGTTGCCGCGGCAAAGTCGGGAGCTTCCCTGATTTTAGCAGTGGACGTGGATCCGAACAGTGTGAGATCCGCTGCTTTCAATCGGGACGAAAACGATATTTCCTCGGAAGTTTTAGCCGTGGAAGAGGGCGGTTTCGATCATGAAAAGATCCAAGGACAAACATGGGATCTTTTGATCGCCAATATTACGTTTGCTGTATTAAAAGCGAATATTCAAAAAATTGCATCTATTAAAACAGATCATTTTCTATTCAGCGGAGTTATCACCGAACGGTTGGAAGAATTTTTGGAACTTCTGAAAGACACGGTGGGAGGAGGAGGTGTTTTCTTTCGGGAAGATGCCGGCTGGGAATTGATCGAATGGAAAAGAAAAGGATAA
- a CDS encoding adenosine kinase — protein sequence MKHYDVFGVGNALVDILVPTEDVFIKRLGFEKGIMTLVDSGKQGEVLTALEGSKKELRSGGSAANTMIALANSGGTGAYTGKVSKDTYGEFYKKDMENAGILFEVVPEDQGHTGTCVVLTTPDAERTMLTHLGISITLQKSDVDLDKLKSSSVSYIEGYLWDGQGTKEASLLTMEESKKNGVKVAYTYSDPFCVNRSREDFVRLTKDYFDIVFCNAEEAKALSQKEDKLEALKFIAGLSPLVFMTDSANGAYFAENGVVAHVGGFPTKPIDTTGAGDCFAAGVLYGLTHGFSLEKSTRWGNYVASRIVQEIGPRLGIKLMGRQDEILK from the coding sequence ATGAAACACTACGACGTATTCGGAGTCGGCAACGCACTCGTGGATATTTTAGTTCCTACGGAAGACGTTTTTATCAAACGTTTAGGATTTGAGAAAGGAATTATGACCTTGGTCGATTCCGGAAAACAAGGAGAGGTTTTGACCGCTCTTGAAGGAAGCAAAAAAGAACTTCGTTCGGGGGGAAGCGCGGCAAACACGATGATCGCACTCGCCAATTCAGGAGGAACTGGAGCCTACACCGGAAAAGTTTCCAAAGATACTTATGGAGAATTTTATAAAAAGGACATGGAGAATGCCGGGATTCTTTTCGAAGTTGTCCCTGAAGATCAGGGACATACCGGAACCTGCGTCGTTTTGACCACTCCCGACGCCGAAAGAACGATGCTTACCCACTTGGGGATTTCCATCACATTACAAAAATCGGATGTAGATTTGGACAAACTCAAGTCCTCCAGCGTTTCTTATATTGAAGGATATCTCTGGGATGGTCAGGGAACCAAAGAAGCTTCTCTTTTGACAATGGAAGAATCTAAAAAGAACGGAGTTAAAGTGGCTTACACATATAGTGACCCATTTTGTGTGAATCGTTCCAGAGAAGACTTTGTTCGCTTAACAAAAGATTACTTCGATATTGTTTTCTGCAATGCGGAAGAAGCCAAAGCCCTTTCTCAAAAGGAAGATAAACTCGAAGCTTTGAAATTTATTGCGGGTCTTTCTCCTCTCGTTTTTATGACTGATTCCGCAAATGGGGCCTATTTTGCGGAGAACGGAGTAGTTGCTCACGTTGGTGGATTTCCAACGAAACCCATCGATACGACCGGTGCAGGTGATTGTTTTGCAGCGGGTGTTCTCTACGGACTGACCCACGGTTTTAGTTTGGAAAAATCGACTCGTTGGGGAAATTACGTTGCTTCGAGGATTGTCCAAGAGATTGGGCCAAGACTAGGCATAAAACTGATGGGACGTCAGGACGAGATTTTAAAGTAG
- a CDS encoding MXAN_6521/LA_1396 family lipoprotein has product MLRYSLLFFYLIFTITNCTVRYVKAGPIWEKELATFKRLAVHVSAESETGNSEKQLAAKIAENYLSHHKEFIIYPFSPGNGTCGSSGKKVQGIFQLKIREKETSDKVELSALGKVIHCTKGEILWEGLAEDSYSKNTGENQSLINTYTQLYGKEIAGKVNPYFFLLQSLLDKLDSPILTEEEKDEKIEVEAR; this is encoded by the coding sequence ATGTTACGATATTCTTTACTATTTTTCTATTTGATTTTCACGATTACGAACTGCACAGTTAGATATGTAAAAGCGGGTCCAATTTGGGAAAAAGAACTGGCTACATTCAAGAGACTGGCGGTACATGTTTCAGCGGAAAGTGAAACAGGCAATTCCGAAAAACAGTTAGCGGCAAAAATCGCAGAAAATTATCTTTCTCATCATAAGGAATTTATCATATATCCTTTCAGTCCCGGAAACGGAACCTGCGGAAGCTCCGGTAAAAAAGTTCAGGGAATTTTTCAGTTGAAGATCCGCGAAAAAGAAACTTCCGATAAGGTGGAACTGAGCGCGCTTGGAAAAGTGATTCACTGCACGAAAGGTGAAATTCTCTGGGAAGGTTTGGCTGAAGATTCTTATTCTAAAAATACAGGAGAAAATCAATCTCTTATCAACACATATACGCAACTTTACGGAAAGGAAATCGCCGGAAAAGTGAATCCGTATTTCTTCCTACTTCAAAGTCTTTTGGATAAATTGGACAGTCCGATTTTGACAGAAGAGGAAAAAGACGAGAAGATCGAAGTGGAAGCGAGATGA
- a CDS encoding efflux RND transporter permease subunit, with protein MRQLLSRLTDSILLNPIRSCSVLAVFLFLSFWQASKLTVNSNNLELLPKDNPSVVKTQKVIEMIGGNGFYILSIKFKDEKEMTDHLVKAFAARKKGQPEVVEKELKEAEKVKQQNVAYYKERENAIKKASNVLNERLLKEKKFVQYISYRYNVSFLQDRLPLFLKTEDLLEVRKRVKRKIDEEVERANPFFIKLSDEEYNPDFSDILSKYQKLAKRDIFDEYNISPDKGMLIFLIKPAGSFTDIEFNIALDKKIKEIVAELALDKNGIQIGYTGTYRLHLDDYETLMAALKPIAITSFIGIAVLLLFFFRNPLFILILLVSLLSGILFSFGLTTIVIGQLNSVTSIIASILMGLGIDYGIQFLYRFREEFTRGQDTLRSIKDTIYHTGIASFISALTTTSAFVVLAFSEFRGFSEFGIIATYGILIIAVSMYGVTALQITLLFRLFPSLKNKFLLSAKEQATSPLLYRFYKKPGLLTLVVLAIVLVISFFNFNPGIRFNYNGRDLMVDNLDSVNLYDEIGDRFDISSDPQVIVVDTLEESEAVFDYMTPVPDEIAGSVDQVVSLWNFVPPKGQQRANLKILKQLQSDMKPVKAGFLKPEQRKYIPVVKKYLNVKEYSLSEVPIYFSSQFTEVKGSKEKGHLVFIYPKVALWHGQKLLKFFDAVGKLHYPKLSRRVLNTLLYDSNGHIAVDPIRDRWTPAEERLIVKTLNTYSAPQFKNLGLLDGTISFILKTRPFSNLEQARSHKYVSNTAGSLILFANLIKIVQKEGVTAFLVTLILVVIVLILFFRGIVPALISLIPLVLGIFVTLGIMAVFRIQLNFMNVLVFPVIIGYGIQNGIYIYYRFREDHDVIRAMSMVGPAIIASTLTTLVGWSSLLIADQKGLKSIGIVASIGIASSLIIALTLVPAILEIVYRSRKEEEQESKPVGFEEEDPNSSDAAKTPPSTLQMTEVSRTTSPKKKSTKKKATASNKTAAKKK; from the coding sequence ATGAGACAACTTCTTTCCAGACTCACTGACTCCATTCTCTTAAACCCAATCCGTTCCTGCAGTGTACTTGCCGTTTTTCTTTTCCTCTCTTTCTGGCAAGCATCTAAACTTACGGTGAACAGCAATAACTTGGAGTTGCTTCCAAAAGACAATCCTTCCGTCGTCAAAACTCAAAAAGTAATCGAGATGATCGGAGGAAACGGATTCTATATCCTCAGCATCAAGTTCAAAGACGAAAAGGAAATGACGGATCATCTGGTCAAAGCCTTTGCCGCAAGAAAAAAAGGGCAACCCGAAGTCGTAGAAAAGGAATTGAAAGAAGCCGAAAAGGTTAAACAACAAAACGTAGCCTATTATAAAGAAAGAGAGAATGCGATCAAAAAAGCTTCGAACGTACTAAACGAAAGACTTCTGAAGGAAAAAAAATTCGTTCAATATATCTCCTACCGCTACAACGTATCCTTCTTACAAGATAGACTTCCCCTATTTTTAAAAACCGAAGACTTGCTAGAAGTGCGCAAGCGGGTCAAAAGAAAAATCGACGAGGAAGTCGAAAGAGCCAATCCGTTCTTTATCAAACTTTCCGACGAAGAATACAACCCGGACTTCAGCGATATCCTTTCCAAATATCAGAAACTTGCAAAAAGAGATATATTCGACGAATATAATATATCTCCAGACAAAGGGATGTTGATCTTTTTGATCAAACCAGCAGGCTCTTTCACTGACATAGAATTCAATATCGCTCTCGATAAAAAAATCAAAGAAATTGTGGCCGAACTCGCTCTCGACAAAAATGGAATCCAAATCGGCTACACCGGCACCTACAGATTACATCTGGACGACTATGAAACACTGATGGCAGCTCTAAAGCCGATCGCAATCACTTCGTTTATCGGGATCGCGGTGCTTTTGCTTTTCTTTTTTAGAAATCCTCTTTTTATCTTGATTCTTCTCGTTTCTCTTCTCTCCGGAATTTTATTCTCTTTCGGTTTGACTACGATCGTAATCGGTCAGCTCAACTCGGTAACCAGCATCATCGCATCCATTCTAATGGGACTCGGAATTGACTATGGAATTCAGTTCTTATATCGTTTTCGGGAAGAATTCACCCGCGGTCAGGATACCCTTCGTTCCATTAAGGACACGATCTATCATACAGGAATCGCATCCTTTATCTCAGCTCTGACCACCACTTCCGCTTTTGTTGTACTCGCGTTCTCCGAGTTTCGAGGTTTCAGCGAATTCGGAATCATCGCGACATACGGAATTTTGATCATTGCGGTTTCTATGTATGGTGTGACCGCTCTTCAGATCACTCTCCTTTTTCGTTTGTTTCCTTCCCTCAAAAACAAATTTCTACTTTCGGCAAAAGAACAAGCGACTTCTCCCCTTCTTTACCGCTTTTATAAAAAACCGGGCCTTTTGACGTTAGTTGTTCTTGCTATCGTTCTGGTGATTTCCTTTTTCAACTTCAACCCCGGAATTCGATTCAACTACAACGGACGGGATCTGATGGTGGACAATCTGGACTCGGTCAATCTCTACGACGAAATCGGAGATAGATTCGATATCAGTTCCGATCCTCAGGTAATCGTCGTGGACACTCTCGAAGAATCGGAAGCCGTTTTCGATTACATGACACCCGTACCGGACGAGATCGCAGGTTCCGTGGATCAGGTGGTTTCTCTCTGGAACTTCGTTCCTCCAAAAGGGCAACAAAGGGCAAACTTAAAGATTTTGAAACAACTTCAATCGGATATGAAACCGGTCAAAGCAGGTTTCTTAAAACCGGAACAGAGAAAATATATTCCCGTGGTAAAAAAATATCTGAACGTGAAAGAATATTCTCTCTCCGAGGTTCCTATCTATTTCAGTTCTCAGTTTACGGAAGTAAAAGGTTCCAAAGAAAAAGGTCATCTTGTATTCATCTATCCTAAGGTCGCTCTCTGGCACGGGCAAAAACTTCTCAAGTTCTTCGATGCCGTTGGAAAATTACATTATCCTAAATTATCCAGAAGAGTGTTGAACACTCTGCTCTACGACTCGAACGGACATATAGCCGTTGATCCAATCCGTGATCGATGGACTCCAGCAGAGGAACGTCTGATCGTAAAAACTCTGAATACGTATTCCGCCCCCCAATTCAAAAATTTGGGACTTTTAGACGGAACGATCTCTTTTATCTTAAAAACGAGACCGTTTTCCAACTTGGAGCAAGCAAGATCTCACAAATACGTTTCCAACACCGCGGGAAGTTTGATTCTTTTTGCAAACCTCATCAAGATCGTTCAAAAAGAAGGAGTAACTGCATTTCTCGTCACTCTAATTCTCGTAGTCATCGTATTGATTCTATTTTTCAGGGGAATCGTTCCCGCTTTGATCTCCTTGATTCCCCTCGTTCTCGGGATTTTCGTCACTCTCGGAATCATGGCGGTGTTTAGAATTCAATTGAATTTTATGAACGTTCTGGTGTTTCCGGTCATTATAGGTTATGGAATTCAGAACGGGATCTATATCTATTATAGATTCAGAGAGGATCACGACGTAATCCGCGCCATGTCCATGGTCGGTCCTGCGATCATTGCATCCACGTTAACCACCCTTGTGGGATGGAGTTCTCTTTTAATCGCAGATCAAAAAGGACTCAAATCCATCGGTATTGTAGCGAGCATCGGGATCGCCTCTTCCTTGATCATTGCGCTCACTCTCGTGCCAGCCATTCTTGAAATCGTCTATCGTTCCAGAAAAGAAGAAGAGCAAGAATCCAAACCGGTCGGCTTCGAAGAGGAAGATCCGAATTCTTCCGATGCAGCCAAAACCCCGCCTTCTACGCTTCAAATGACCGAAGTTTCTCGAACAACTTCTCCCAAAAAGAAAAGTACCAAGAAAAAAGCGACTGCTTCCAATAAAACAGCCGCTAAAAAGAAATAA
- the len gene encoding endostatin-like outer membrane protein, LenA/LenB family, with the protein MFQKVFLSLLTGSFVLTLCSCEDKKEDNTGILFFLLSASGALGSSNTSTPTSTSCKNETFCRTFIATNNGAGYNGNLGGISGADAKCTAAKPSTLTRTYKALITDQQTRHVVSAGDGSSSLRDWVLYPNKQYRRSDGTTVTFTTNANSMVTGDLENGIDSGAKKYFWTGLAHPDDPGFFLWEGGRICNQWGDANGAVGGATGNTMSTNAHKTPEGAFTVDTQACNSNLNLLCVEQ; encoded by the coding sequence ATGTTTCAAAAAGTATTTCTCTCTCTGCTTACCGGATCCTTTGTTTTAACTCTTTGTTCGTGCGAGGATAAAAAAGAAGACAACACTGGAATTCTTTTCTTTCTTCTATCCGCAAGCGGAGCATTAGGTTCTTCCAACACTTCCACTCCTACTTCCACTTCCTGTAAAAACGAGACGTTCTGTAGAACCTTCATCGCTACCAATAACGGAGCCGGTTACAATGGAAATTTAGGCGGTATATCGGGAGCGGACGCGAAATGCACCGCCGCAAAACCTTCCACCCTCACAAGAACTTACAAAGCATTGATAACCGATCAGCAGACAAGACATGTCGTTTCGGCCGGAGATGGTTCGTCATCTTTGAGGGACTGGGTCCTCTACCCAAATAAACAATACCGCAGAAGTGATGGAACCACGGTTACGTTTACCACAAATGCGAATTCAATGGTAACGGGAGATTTAGAGAATGGAATCGACTCCGGGGCCAAAAAATATTTTTGGACGGGTCTTGCTCATCCAGACGATCCAGGATTCTTTTTATGGGAAGGAGGAAGAATTTGCAATCAATGGGGGGATGCAAATGGAGCTGTAGGAGGAGCTACAGGAAATACAATGTCCACAAACGCTCATAAAACTCCCGAAGGAGCCTTTACCGTAGACACTCAGGCTTGTAACTCGAACCTTAACCTTCTCTGCGTAGAGCAGTAA